One stretch of Cohnella algarum DNA includes these proteins:
- the minD gene encoding septum site-determining protein MinD, which produces MGAAIVVTSGKGGVGKTTTSANLGTALALMGKKVCMVDTDIGLRNLDVVMGLENRIIYDLIDVVEGRCRLNQALVKDKRFDELYMLPAAQTKDKNDVSPEQVRKLIEELKPDFDYVIIDCPAGIEQGFQNAVAGADEAIVVTTPENAAVRDADRIIGLLEKKGIASPKLVINRIRPNMLKSGDMLEVDDICQVLAIDLIGIVPDDENVIKGANHGEPTVMNPASRAAIAYRNIARRILGETVPLMHLEEKSGMFGRVKKFFGMG; this is translated from the coding sequence ATGGGAGCAGCGATCGTCGTAACTTCAGGCAAAGGCGGCGTCGGCAAAACGACGACGTCGGCGAATCTGGGAACGGCACTGGCGCTAATGGGCAAAAAAGTATGCATGGTCGATACGGACATCGGCCTTCGCAACTTGGATGTCGTCATGGGACTCGAAAACCGGATCATCTACGATCTTATCGATGTCGTGGAAGGGCGCTGCCGGTTGAACCAGGCGCTTGTGAAGGACAAGCGGTTCGATGAGCTGTACATGCTTCCGGCCGCGCAAACGAAAGACAAAAACGACGTATCCCCGGAACAGGTCCGCAAGCTGATCGAGGAACTGAAGCCGGATTTCGACTATGTGATCATCGACTGTCCGGCCGGCATCGAACAGGGCTTTCAGAACGCGGTCGCGGGCGCGGACGAGGCGATCGTCGTCACGACCCCGGAAAACGCCGCGGTTCGCGACGCGGACCGGATTATCGGCCTACTGGAGAAAAAAGGCATTGCCTCGCCCAAGCTCGTCATTAATCGGATTCGCCCGAATATGCTCAAAAGCGGCGACATGCTGGAGGTCGACGATATTTGCCAGGTGCTCGCCATCGACCTGATCGGAATCGTGCCGGATGACGAGAACGTCATCAAAGGCGCCAATCATGGCGAGCCCACGGTAATGAATCCCGCTTCCCGCGCGGCCATCGCTTACCGCAACATCGCCAGGCGCATTCTCGGGGAGACGGTTCCCCTCATGCATTTGGAAGAGAAAAGCGGCATGTTCGGGCGGGTCAAGAAGTTTTTCGGAATGGGTTGA
- a CDS encoding septum site-determining protein MinC, producing MNGKSAITIKGVKEGLVFLLDDQCDFVSLLDELQAKLDKHEQQLAGPIVHVTVKLGSRKLGEEDKERIRSAIRRQGNFLVQSIESDAETEEAAAPGNEMHTIAAIVRSGQTIELVGDLLLIGDVNPGGTVRCTGDIYIMGALRGIAHAGYPDGTGAIIAASRMTPTQLRIADVISRPPEEWTSSEPWMEYAYLRDGVMEMDKLTHLHHHRKQVLHFKGV from the coding sequence TTGAACGGCAAATCGGCGATTACGATCAAAGGCGTCAAAGAAGGGCTCGTCTTCCTGCTTGACGACCAGTGCGACTTCGTGTCCCTGTTGGACGAGCTTCAAGCCAAGCTGGACAAGCACGAGCAGCAGCTGGCGGGGCCGATCGTGCATGTTACCGTCAAACTCGGTTCCCGCAAGTTAGGCGAAGAAGACAAGGAGCGGATACGTTCCGCGATTAGAAGACAGGGCAATTTCCTGGTCCAGAGCATCGAAAGCGACGCGGAAACGGAAGAAGCGGCAGCCCCCGGAAACGAAATGCACACGATCGCCGCCATCGTTCGTTCGGGTCAGACGATCGAGCTGGTCGGCGATCTGCTGCTGATAGGCGACGTCAATCCGGGCGGCACCGTGCGCTGCACCGGCGATATTTATATTATGGGAGCGCTTAGAGGAATCGCCCACGCCGGTTATCCGGACGGTACCGGCGCGATCATCGCGGCGTCGCGCATGACGCCGACGCAGCTTCGCATAGCGGACGTCATCAGCCGGCCGCCCGAAGAATGGACTTCGTCCGAACCTTGGATGGAATATGCTTATTTGCGCGACGGTGTGATGGAAATGGACAAGCTGACGCATTTGCACCACCACCGCAAACAAGTCTTGCATTTCAAAGGAGTGTAG
- the mreD gene encoding rod shape-determining protein MreD — protein MKLRLNWTILATLLLLLLQTSVLPWLVPPGWSDRLLPHLPFLMTIFVALFGNRHRAFFFGLGFGLLEDILFYGQLIGAYGFTMALLGYLFGLIPERRSRTLGLTLGCVALGSAILDLAIFGIYELFQLVNITFAFAVYWHMVPTLLISVLLALLLYIPVRRWLVKNIASSADENGA, from the coding sequence GTGAAGCTGCGGCTGAATTGGACGATATTGGCGACGCTGCTGCTATTGCTGCTTCAGACCTCCGTTCTTCCCTGGCTCGTACCGCCGGGGTGGAGCGACCGTCTGCTTCCTCATCTGCCTTTCCTTATGACGATCTTCGTCGCTTTATTCGGGAATCGGCACCGGGCCTTTTTCTTCGGGCTCGGCTTTGGCCTTCTGGAGGACATTCTGTTCTACGGCCAGTTGATCGGAGCTTACGGCTTTACGATGGCTTTGCTCGGCTATCTGTTCGGCCTTATTCCGGAACGTCGTTCCCGCACGCTCGGACTTACGCTCGGCTGCGTCGCCCTCGGGAGCGCGATTCTCGATTTGGCGATTTTCGGCATTTACGAGCTGTTTCAATTGGTTAACATAACGTTCGCGTTCGCGGTCTACTGGCACATGGTGCCTACTCTTTTGATTTCGGTGCTGCTCGCGCTTCTGCTATATATTCCGGTTCGCAGATGGCTCGTCAAAAACATCGCCTCTTCCGCCGACGAAAACGGAGCCTGA
- a CDS encoding rod shape-determining protein MreC encodes MSKIDENDVVKEGDIIITSGSGNVLPKGLIIGTVVSSQVGDFGLTQTAQVEPAAKFDHLNDVFVVVTPDVDAP; translated from the coding sequence ATGAGCAAAATCGACGAAAACGACGTCGTGAAGGAAGGCGACATCATCATTACGTCCGGCAGCGGCAACGTGCTGCCCAAAGGGCTGATTATCGGCACGGTCGTCAGCAGCCAGGTCGGGGATTTCGGACTTACGCAAACGGCTCAGGTGGAGCCGGCCGCCAAGTTTGACCACTTGAACGATGTGTTCGTCGTGGTGACTCCGGATGTGGACGCTCCGTGA
- the mreC gene encoding rod shape-determining protein MreC, protein MRNKRLFILMIGVILVVSLLGYTFGRQKMTWPEKFINDAFGTLQGALYRPVGAVADFFRDLSRLSDVYKENEELRQTVARYTEDKIRYNLIEKQNEYLQEALNFTERQKELYNNYRYLIAQVVANSSNPYDPTIKINLGSHDGIKEKMAVTTVDGLVGLVSRVSEFTSTVTPITEMSATSTDSISIAATVFGREDEAFGIVDFDKEKTCCK, encoded by the coding sequence ATGCGCAACAAGCGTCTGTTCATTTTGATGATCGGGGTCATTCTGGTCGTCTCTCTTCTCGGCTACACGTTCGGAAGGCAGAAGATGACCTGGCCCGAGAAATTCATCAACGACGCATTCGGAACCCTTCAAGGCGCGCTTTATCGGCCGGTTGGGGCGGTGGCGGATTTTTTTCGCGACCTCAGCCGGCTTTCCGACGTGTATAAGGAAAACGAGGAGCTCCGGCAAACCGTTGCCCGCTACACGGAAGACAAGATCCGTTACAATCTGATCGAGAAACAGAACGAGTACCTGCAAGAGGCGCTTAATTTTACCGAAAGACAGAAGGAACTGTACAACAATTACCGGTATTTGATAGCCCAGGTGGTAGCCAACAGCTCTAATCCATACGATCCGACAATCAAGATCAATCTCGGCTCTCATGACGGAATCAAGGAAAAAATGGCGGTAACGACGGTGGACGGCCTCGTCGGACTCGTCAGCCGCGTTTCCGAGTTCACGTCCACGGTGACGCCGATTACGGAAATGAGCGCGACGTCGACGGATTCCATCTCGATTGCCGCGACGGTATTCGGCCGCGAGGACGAGGCGTTCGGCATCGTGGACTTCGACAAGGAAAAAACGTGCTGCAAATGA
- a CDS encoding rod shape-determining protein, translating to MFGGFTRDLGIDLGTANTLVYVKGKGIVVREPSVVALRTDTKKIEAVGEAAKKMIGRTPGNIRAIRPMKDGVIADFETTATMIKYFIRRAQKERSLFPRHPNVMVCVPSGITAVEKRAVEDATKQAGAREAYTIEEPFAAAIGADLPVWEPTGSMVVDIGGGTTEVAVISLGGIVTSRSIRVAGDEMDEAIIQYIKRLYNLMIGERTSEQLKMEIGSALPLERVESIEIRGRDLVSGLPKTLAITSDEITEALGDTVNAIVEAVKVTLEKCPPELSADIMDRGIVLTGGGGLLRNLDKMLARETGMPVIVAENPLDCVAIGTGRALENIHLFKTRNGRSGR from the coding sequence ATGTTCGGTGGTTTCACTCGCGATCTGGGGATCGACCTCGGTACCGCTAACACGCTCGTTTATGTCAAAGGAAAAGGAATTGTCGTGAGGGAGCCTTCCGTGGTCGCCCTTCGTACCGATACGAAAAAAATCGAAGCCGTGGGCGAAGCCGCCAAAAAAATGATCGGCCGCACCCCCGGCAACATCCGCGCCATTCGTCCGATGAAGGATGGCGTTATTGCCGATTTTGAAACGACGGCCACGATGATCAAGTATTTCATTCGCCGCGCGCAGAAGGAACGCTCCTTGTTTCCGCGGCATCCGAACGTCATGGTCTGCGTGCCGTCCGGCATCACCGCCGTCGAGAAGCGGGCCGTGGAAGACGCGACGAAGCAAGCCGGAGCCCGCGAAGCCTACACGATCGAAGAGCCGTTCGCGGCCGCGATCGGCGCCGATCTGCCCGTTTGGGAACCGACCGGCAGCATGGTCGTCGATATCGGCGGCGGCACGACCGAAGTCGCGGTCATCTCCCTGGGCGGCATCGTGACGAGCCGTTCCATTCGGGTGGCCGGAGACGAGATGGACGAGGCGATCATCCAATACATCAAGCGCCTGTACAACTTGATGATCGGGGAGCGGACAAGCGAACAGCTGAAAATGGAAATCGGCTCCGCGCTGCCGCTCGAACGGGTCGAATCGATCGAGATTCGCGGCCGCGACCTCGTCAGCGGCTTGCCGAAGACGCTCGCCATTACGTCGGACGAAATTACGGAAGCGCTGGGCGACACGGTTAACGCCATCGTCGAAGCGGTTAAAGTGACGCTGGAGAAATGTCCTCCCGAGCTTTCCGCCGATATTATGGACCGCGGAATCGTCCTGACCGGAGGCGGCGGTTTGCTGCGCAATCTGGACAAAATGCTCGCCCGGGAAACGGGAATGCCGGTCATCGTGGCCGAGAATCCGCTCGATTGCGTCGCAATCGGGACGGGGCGGGCCTTGGAGAACATTCATCTATTCAAAACGAGAAACGGGCGATCCGGCCGTTGA
- the radC gene encoding RadC family protein — translation MNPSVYLLRELPPGERPRERMQAHGPAALSTAELLAILLRTGTRDESAIHLAQRMLHDCGGLKNLAERNWEDFTHIRGIGPAKALQLQASIELGRRIARSKMPDTVRITRPQDAADLLMEEMRHLREEHFVCLFLNTKNHVIGRKTLSVGSLNASVVHPREVFRAAIQRSSASILCAHNHPSGDQTPSQEDILLTRRLTEAGELIGIELLDHLVIGDNRYISLKETGCM, via the coding sequence ATGAACCCATCCGTCTATTTGCTGCGCGAACTTCCCCCCGGCGAACGACCTCGCGAACGCATGCAAGCGCACGGTCCCGCCGCGCTAAGCACGGCCGAGCTGCTGGCGATCTTGCTTCGCACCGGAACCCGCGACGAATCGGCCATCCACCTGGCCCAGCGAATGCTGCACGATTGCGGAGGCCTTAAGAACCTTGCCGAACGCAATTGGGAGGATTTCACGCATATCCGGGGAATCGGCCCGGCGAAAGCCCTGCAGCTCCAAGCGTCGATCGAGCTCGGACGGCGGATCGCGCGATCGAAGATGCCGGACACGGTTCGGATCACGAGGCCGCAAGACGCGGCCGATCTGCTGATGGAGGAAATGAGGCATCTGCGGGAGGAGCATTTCGTTTGCTTGTTCCTCAACACCAAAAATCACGTCATCGGCCGCAAAACGCTGTCGGTCGGCAGCCTGAACGCCTCGGTCGTGCATCCGCGTGAAGTGTTCCGGGCCGCGATCCAGCGGAGCAGCGCCTCGATTTTGTGCGCGCACAACCATCCGAGCGGCGACCAGACGCCGAGCCAGGAGGACATTTTGCTGACGCGCCGATTGACGGAAGCGGGCGAGCTAATCGGCATCGAATTGTTGGATCACCTGGTAATAGGTGACAATCGCTATATCAGTTTGAAGGAGACGGGCTGCATGTAA
- a CDS encoding Maf family protein: MNELQSASEVTLILASASPRRQELIRLLGLPVVIRPSDTDESTPPEWTPPQVVERLSLRKAEAVAETLPPAAGEGRRIVVGSDTVVALNGEIMGKPKDLSDAVAMLRRLSGRTHEVFTGVTCLEPDCGRSATSHRVTRVRMKELSSDQIRRYAETGEPMDKAGAYGIQGIGSLLVEGIEGCYFNVVGLPVSLVADMLEPFGLRFP, from the coding sequence ATGAACGAGCTTCAATCGGCAAGCGAAGTGACTCTTATTCTGGCATCCGCTTCTCCGCGAAGGCAAGAGCTGATCCGGCTGCTCGGACTGCCGGTCGTCATCCGGCCGAGCGATACGGACGAAAGCACGCCGCCGGAATGGACGCCGCCCCAAGTAGTCGAGCGGCTGTCGCTGCGCAAGGCGGAGGCCGTCGCGGAGACGCTTCCGCCCGCGGCCGGCGAAGGCAGGCGCATCGTCGTCGGCAGCGATACCGTCGTCGCCCTGAACGGCGAAATCATGGGAAAACCGAAAGACCTGTCCGACGCCGTTGCGATGCTGCGGCGCCTTTCCGGCCGAACGCACGAAGTGTTTACCGGCGTGACGTGCCTCGAACCTGACTGCGGGCGGTCCGCGACCTCTCATCGGGTTACGCGCGTGCGGATGAAGGAGCTTTCCTCCGATCAGATCCGCCGTTACGCGGAAACCGGCGAGCCGATGGACAAGGCCGGAGCCTACGGCATTCAAGGAATCGGTTCCTTGCTGGTCGAAGGAATCGAGGGGTGCTACTTCAATGTCGTCGGGCTTCCGGTTTCGCTTGTCGCGGACATGCTGGAGCCGTTCGGCCTGCGATTTCCGTAA
- a CDS encoding DUF4321 domain-containing protein — MKKNGWILLLFVFLGLIGGALIARWLERVPGLSFLTRTEQVNLSPSVDLLVLDFNLQFGLNVSLLSIIGAVLAIWLYRRM, encoded by the coding sequence GTGAAGAAAAACGGCTGGATTTTGCTGTTATTCGTGTTTTTGGGCCTGATTGGAGGCGCATTGATCGCCCGCTGGCTGGAACGCGTGCCGGGCTTGTCCTTTTTGACGCGCACCGAGCAAGTAAACCTGTCGCCGTCCGTCGATTTGCTGGTGCTTGATTTCAACCTTCAATTCGGATTGAACGTAAGCCTGCTCAGCATCATCGGCGCGGTGCTGGCTATTTGGCTGTACAGAAGAATGTAA
- a CDS encoding SPOR domain-containing protein produces MQQKARMTFRFDGTSPRETNREPAGAEHSETGKRSAAKPEAGAKPTDGKNADYEESTPAAHEWQAWHSPYQDDIRALEEIIRNPRRDFDRKPPQPEARTVEAGKEKAKRGEHPHPEEPVAETGKLYSFSAYMQPKTDESIPVRGQNITWSFPSGEPPTVRGYDAVESGEGRDPWEEGEEDGPFADTWNGTRSPERTPSWWRVIASVAGALLTGGLFGYLLLNLFAGEPLFPAEDEYGRSESVMAPLASDGPAPASPAGTGIDASGAPAANPEANDPTDAAAQAAEVPGFTFHMLQYGVFRTEASMQEALAALDAKGVAAAGDTTDGYRVFAGAAATKEEAELLATQLNGTDVYIKPIESVKLSFSGAQSEPNLPEFLDTSSALYLKLIGMTSDALTAANPQPFSSGDMQTVETLRNAWTGAAGSVDEWDAQLRQPAKTAANELNEALKSLAAYNEKPDRSTLWSVQSSVMSAVLADRQLRMTVSLESGS; encoded by the coding sequence ATGCAGCAAAAGGCGAGAATGACGTTCCGATTCGACGGGACGAGTCCCCGGGAAACGAATCGGGAGCCCGCGGGTGCCGAGCACAGCGAAACGGGAAAAAGGTCTGCGGCAAAACCCGAGGCCGGCGCAAAACCGACTGACGGGAAAAACGCCGATTACGAAGAAAGCACGCCGGCGGCCCACGAGTGGCAAGCCTGGCATAGTCCCTATCAGGACGATATACGCGCACTGGAGGAAATCATCCGGAATCCAAGGCGGGATTTCGATCGAAAACCGCCGCAGCCCGAAGCGAGGACGGTCGAAGCCGGGAAGGAAAAAGCGAAGCGCGGCGAGCATCCGCACCCGGAGGAGCCCGTTGCGGAAACCGGGAAGCTTTACTCGTTTTCCGCTTATATGCAGCCGAAAACGGACGAATCGATTCCCGTCCGCGGCCAAAACATAACCTGGAGCTTCCCTTCCGGGGAACCGCCGACGGTTCGCGGCTACGACGCCGTCGAAAGCGGCGAAGGGCGCGATCCGTGGGAAGAAGGGGAGGAGGACGGCCCCTTCGCGGATACGTGGAACGGCACCCGCTCTCCGGAAAGGACACCGTCCTGGTGGCGAGTGATCGCTTCGGTCGCCGGAGCCTTGCTCACGGGCGGTTTGTTCGGCTATTTGCTGCTGAATTTGTTTGCGGGAGAGCCGTTGTTTCCCGCCGAAGACGAGTATGGCCGCTCGGAAAGCGTCATGGCCCCGCTCGCGTCGGACGGCCCGGCCCCGGCTTCCCCGGCAGGGACGGGGATCGACGCGTCGGGAGCGCCGGCAGCGAATCCCGAGGCGAACGATCCGACCGACGCCGCTGCTCAAGCGGCCGAGGTACCCGGGTTTACTTTCCATATGCTGCAATACGGCGTTTTTCGCACCGAAGCAAGCATGCAGGAGGCTTTGGCTGCCCTGGATGCGAAAGGGGTGGCGGCCGCCGGGGACACGACGGACGGCTACCGGGTATTCGCCGGGGCGGCGGCAACGAAGGAAGAGGCGGAACTGCTGGCGACGCAGCTCAACGGGACGGACGTCTACATCAAGCCGATCGAGAGCGTCAAGCTCAGCTTTTCCGGGGCGCAGTCGGAGCCGAATTTGCCGGAGTTTCTGGATACAAGCTCGGCGCTGTACTTGAAGCTGATCGGGATGACGTCGGACGCGCTGACGGCGGCGAATCCGCAGCCGTTTTCATCCGGCGATATGCAGACCGTGGAAACGCTGCGAAACGCATGGACGGGGGCGGCCGGCTCCGTCGACGAGTGGGACGCACAATTGAGGCAGCCGGCCAAAACGGCGGCGAACGAGCTGAACGAGGCGCTGAAAAGCCTGGCCGCATATAATGAAAAGCCGGACCGGTCGACGCTGTGGAGCGTGCAATCGTCGGTCATGTCCGCGGTGCTGGCCGACAGGCAGCTTCGGATGACCGTTTCGCTCGAGAGCGGAAGCTGA
- the murC gene encoding UDP-N-acetylmuramate--L-alanine ligase, whose product MSVRGCSIKRILKKAGEASLRTAERVHFIGIGGYGMSAIARVMLEMGYEVTGSDVARQELTEKLAAKGAQIFIGHQPEYVRGANLVVYSTALPKDNVERVEAETLNIPTLHRAQMLARLLNDRKGVAVAGAHGKTTTSSMIALVMETCGLDPTYIIGGEIVNVGTNAKAGKGDYVVAEADESDGSFLQYRPAIAVVTNIEADHLENYDGDFGKLKEAYTEFLGHVRPGGCAVVCADDDEVRSILPKVPASSRTITYGIDREADYSAADIELGDRCASYSVLKDGQNLGTIRLSVPGRHNVYNSLATVAVCLEAGVPFERIAEAIVQFRGAKRRFQVLGDVDGVLVIDDYAHHPTEIEATILAAKATGKRIIAVFQPQRYSRTFFLLDAFSRAFKDADEVLITDIYSPAGEKRIEGIHSKKLVELIESNSNANVSYVPTKEEARDLLASRVAPGDLVLTMGAGDIWKAADGLVRLLRDRQGV is encoded by the coding sequence ATGTCCGTTCGTGGCTGCTCCATCAAACGAATTCTGAAAAAGGCTGGTGAAGCGTCGTTGCGAACGGCAGAACGCGTTCATTTTATAGGGATCGGCGGTTATGGGATGAGCGCCATAGCCAGGGTCATGCTGGAAATGGGGTATGAGGTGACGGGTTCGGACGTCGCCAGGCAAGAGTTGACGGAGAAGCTTGCCGCCAAAGGGGCGCAAATTTTTATCGGGCACCAGCCCGAATACGTCAGGGGCGCCAATCTGGTCGTCTACTCGACGGCGCTGCCCAAAGACAACGTGGAGCGGGTCGAGGCGGAAACGCTCAACATTCCGACGCTGCACCGCGCGCAAATGCTCGCCCGGCTGCTGAACGACCGCAAGGGCGTGGCGGTGGCGGGAGCGCACGGGAAAACGACGACCTCTTCGATGATCGCCCTCGTCATGGAGACGTGCGGCCTGGACCCGACGTACATTATCGGCGGCGAAATCGTCAACGTCGGCACGAACGCCAAAGCCGGCAAGGGCGATTACGTCGTCGCGGAAGCCGATGAAAGCGACGGCTCGTTTTTGCAGTATCGTCCGGCGATCGCGGTCGTGACCAACATCGAGGCCGATCATTTGGAAAATTACGACGGCGACTTCGGCAAGCTTAAGGAAGCTTACACCGAATTTCTCGGCCACGTCCGGCCGGGCGGCTGCGCGGTCGTCTGCGCGGACGACGACGAAGTTCGGTCGATTCTCCCGAAAGTTCCGGCTTCGTCGAGGACGATTACGTACGGAATCGACCGGGAAGCCGATTACTCGGCGGCCGATATCGAGCTCGGCGATCGCTGCGCGAGCTACAGCGTGCTTAAAGACGGCCAAAATCTCGGCACGATCCGATTGTCGGTTCCGGGACGGCACAACGTATACAACTCGCTGGCGACGGTGGCCGTCTGCCTGGAGGCCGGCGTGCCGTTCGAGCGGATTGCGGAAGCCATCGTGCAGTTCCGCGGCGCCAAACGCAGGTTCCAGGTGCTCGGAGACGTGGACGGCGTGCTCGTGATCGACGATTACGCGCACCATCCGACGGAAATCGAAGCGACGATTCTGGCAGCCAAAGCGACGGGCAAACGGATTATCGCCGTTTTTCAGCCTCAGCGCTATTCGCGGACGTTTTTCCTGCTGGACGCGTTCAGCAGAGCGTTCAAGGACGCGGATGAGGTGCTCATTACCGATATCTACTCCCCGGCTGGCGAGAAGCGGATCGAAGGCATCCATTCGAAAAAGCTGGTCGAGCTTATCGAGAGCAACAGCAATGCCAACGTCTCCTACGTTCCGACGAAGGAAGAGGCGCGGGACTTGCTCGCTTCGCGCGTCGCGCCGGGCGATCTGGTGCTGACGATGGGCGCGGGCGACATCTGGAAAGCGGCGGACGGGCTTGTCCGGCTGCTTCGGGACCGCCAGGGCGTTTGA
- a CDS encoding bifunctional folylpolyglutamate synthase/dihydrofolate synthase encodes MNSENEDNLETTGAFQSAGEAVAWITGLMPTVGIRPGLDRMNRLLEWLEHPHRRLKFIHVAGTNGKGSVCAYLTSVLRSAGYDVGTFTSPYITSYSNRFQYNGEDIPDDVLLRLANRLKPLADRMAETEWGPLTMFEVTTALAILYYATVSFPDFVVWETGLGGRLDVTNVVTPIASVITNIGHDHMDLLGDSLAEIAAEKAGIIKAGVPVISAASQPEAVETIRRTAAAKQATLYLLGERFSYETISVSENEQRFAFHGPFRSLSELAVSLNGSHQQTNAAVALMTLEVLRQYYAVIVDDDQLLAGLRNTSWPGRLEMVSRQPRILLDGAHNPEGMEALAAALRDVYPHEKLNVVIGMMPNKNHEQTLRHILPLVNSLIVTEPDFHKKMKAADLAEIARRLKKSGDSGPETVIVEPDWKLALEKLRRLADDSPDRTLSVVTGTLYLIADVRSWLLHQTNSEKGW; translated from the coding sequence ATGAACAGCGAAAACGAAGACAACCTAGAGACGACAGGCGCGTTTCAATCCGCCGGAGAGGCGGTGGCCTGGATTACGGGCCTGATGCCGACGGTCGGCATCAGGCCGGGCCTGGACCGGATGAACCGGCTGCTGGAGTGGCTCGAACATCCGCACCGCCGCCTGAAATTCATCCACGTCGCAGGCACGAACGGGAAAGGCTCGGTTTGCGCCTATTTGACAAGCGTGCTTCGGAGCGCGGGGTACGACGTCGGGACGTTCACGTCGCCGTATATCACGTCGTATTCCAACCGATTTCAATATAACGGCGAGGACATTCCGGACGACGTGCTGCTTCGGCTCGCCAACCGGCTGAAGCCGCTCGCCGACCGGATGGCCGAGACCGAGTGGGGCCCGCTGACGATGTTCGAAGTAACGACCGCGCTGGCGATTCTGTACTACGCAACCGTCTCGTTTCCCGATTTCGTCGTCTGGGAAACGGGCCTCGGCGGACGCCTCGACGTGACGAACGTGGTGACGCCGATCGCGAGCGTCATTACGAACATCGGGCACGATCATATGGATTTGCTCGGCGACAGCCTTGCCGAAATCGCCGCCGAGAAAGCGGGCATTATCAAGGCGGGGGTGCCGGTCATTTCCGCGGCGAGCCAGCCCGAGGCCGTCGAGACGATCCGGCGGACGGCTGCGGCCAAGCAAGCGACGCTTTATTTGCTCGGCGAACGGTTCTCTTACGAAACGATCTCCGTTTCGGAAAACGAACAGCGATTTGCGTTCCATGGCCCGTTCCGCTCCCTTTCCGAGCTGGCGGTGTCGCTGAACGGCTCGCATCAGCAGACGAACGCGGCGGTGGCGTTGATGACGCTGGAAGTGCTGCGGCAATATTACGCGGTTATCGTCGACGACGACCAGTTGCTCGCGGGTCTGCGAAATACGTCCTGGCCCGGCCGGCTGGAAATGGTGTCGCGGCAGCCGCGCATTTTGCTGGACGGCGCTCATAACCCGGAAGGGATGGAGGCGCTGGCGGCCGCTTTGCGGGACGTCTATCCGCACGAGAAATTGAACGTCGTGATCGGGATGATGCCTAACAAGAATCACGAGCAGACGTTGCGGCATATACTACCATTGGTGAATTCCCTCATCGTTACGGAGCCGGATTTCCACAAAAAAATGAAGGCTGCGGACTTGGCCGAAATAGCCCGGCGATTGAAGAAAAGCGGCGACTCGGGACCCGAAACCGTCATCGTCGAACCCGATTGGAAACTCGCTTTGGAAAAGCTGCGTAGGCTTGCCGACGACAGCCCCGATCGCACGCTGTCGGTCGTAACCGGTACGCTGTATTTGATCGCCGATGTCCGTTCGTGGCTGCTCCATCAAACGAATTCTGAAAAAGGCTGGTGA